One Antarctobacter heliothermus DNA segment encodes these proteins:
- the hemW gene encoding radical SAM family heme chaperone HemW, whose amino-acid sequence MTQSSIENWQIGGFGLYVHWPFCEAKCPYCDFNSHVVSHIDQSRWARALADEIRRAGAETPNRVLGSIFFGGGTPSLMTAETVLTVIEAARDCWTFANDIEITLEANPRSVEVRRFEGYARAGVNRVSLGVQALRAADLKRLGRLHGVDEAKTALGVARSVFERVSFDLIYARQNQTLDDWRVELGEALDMAVDHLSLYQLTVEEGTAFWDRARAGGLRGLPDEDLAADMYELTQDLCSAAGYSAYEVSNHARPDAQSRHNLIYWRYGDWLGIGPGAHGRLGTGEQRQATVAWRQPGRWLERAEAGSGLESRTTLELVDQAGEYLMMGLRLDEGLDIGRLHRMNPTVGRAEAVAEMIDLDLIMREGPVLRTTAKGRLVLNSVVAELMP is encoded by the coding sequence TTGACCCAAAGTAGCATTGAGAACTGGCAAATCGGCGGGTTTGGCCTGTATGTCCACTGGCCGTTTTGCGAGGCGAAGTGTCCTTACTGTGATTTCAACAGCCATGTGGTGTCACACATAGACCAAAGCCGCTGGGCGCGCGCCTTGGCGGACGAGATCCGACGCGCGGGGGCGGAAACGCCCAACCGTGTGCTTGGATCGATCTTCTTCGGCGGCGGCACACCGTCTTTGATGACGGCGGAAACCGTTTTGACCGTGATTGAAGCAGCGCGGGACTGCTGGACTTTTGCAAACGATATCGAAATCACGCTGGAGGCGAACCCCCGGTCCGTTGAGGTGAGGCGTTTCGAAGGATATGCGCGTGCTGGCGTGAACCGGGTTTCTCTTGGCGTTCAGGCGCTACGCGCCGCTGATCTGAAACGTCTGGGACGGCTGCACGGTGTCGATGAAGCAAAGACTGCGTTGGGGGTTGCCCGATCCGTGTTCGAGCGGGTCAGTTTTGACCTGATTTATGCCCGGCAGAACCAAACACTGGACGACTGGCGGGTTGAACTGGGCGAAGCCCTGGACATGGCTGTGGACCATTTGTCTTTGTATCAGTTGACGGTCGAAGAAGGGACTGCCTTTTGGGATCGCGCACGGGCAGGGGGGTTGCGTGGGTTGCCGGATGAGGATCTTGCTGCGGACATGTACGAGTTGACGCAAGACCTGTGTTCAGCGGCGGGATACTCGGCCTATGAGGTGTCAAATCACGCACGTCCTGACGCGCAGTCCCGGCACAATCTGATCTATTGGCGGTATGGGGACTGGCTGGGCATCGGACCGGGTGCGCATGGCCGACTGGGCACGGGCGAACAGCGGCAGGCGACGGTTGCATGGCGTCAGCCTGGCCGATGGCTGGAGCGGGCCGAAGCAGGAAGCGGGTTAGAAAGCCGCACAACTTTGGAATTGGTGGATCAGGCAGGGGAATACCTGATGATGGGTCTGCGTTTGGATGAAGGACTAGATATAGGGCGACTGCATAGAATGAATCCTACCGTTGGCCGTGCCGAAGCTGTGGCCGAAATGATCGATTTGGATCTGATCATGCGGGAAGGGCCTGTATTGCGGACCACCGCGAAAGGGCGGTTAGTCCTGAACTCTGTGGTCGCCGAACTGATGCCCTAA